AGTGTCATGTCGATATGTACCCCGAGCAACCGAGCGGGAGGGGCAGCTAAAATGTCCTCACTGAGGACAGCGATGTCCGCCTTTTTCCCCACCGCCAGCACCCCTAACTCAGTGGCATTATGGACTGCGGCCGGTGTGGCGGTGTAGGCCTGCAACGCCTCGGCCACTGTTATGCGGTTCTCCGGGTGCCAGCCTCCTTCGGGCTTGCCATCGGCGCGTTGCCGGGTCACTGCAGCATGTATCCCCAGCAGCGGATTGGGATCGCACACCGGGCAGTCGGAACTGAACATCAGCGGCGCGCCCGCATCCAACAGGGAACGGATCGCATAGGCCCAGCGCCCCTTTTCGGCCATCGTCTTGTCGATGAGTTTGATATCCAAGGGCAGATTGGCCGGTGTCATGTTGAGGGCAAGATTCAACTTGCGCAGCCGGGCAACGTCCTCCGGTCTGATGACCTGCACATGTTCAATGCGGTGAGCAATGGCCGGCGCTGGCGCGCCGGATCTGGCCCGTGCTGCTTCGAGTGCGGCAAAGATTTCGATCACTTCGCGGTTGGCCCGATCGCCGATCGCATGGACCATCACCGATAACCCGGCTGCGTCCGCCTTGCTGATATCCCTGGCCAGCGCCGCCATATCCATTAACGGCATGCCGTGTTCTGCGTCCAGATAGGGATCGATCATCCAGGCGGTCCGGGCGCCCATCCCGCCATCGGCGAAATATTTGACATGGCCGACCCGCAGGTGATCGTTCCCGAAACCAGTGCGTAGACCGAGAGCTATGGCCTCGTCCAAGCGATGACCCGGCAAGCTGACCCATGAGCGCAGCCCAAGACGACCCTGGTGGTCCAGTTCCTGAAAGACCCGGAACGCGTCGGCACCATCCTCATCCGCCATTAAGCGAATATCGTGAATGCCGGTGATGCCCAGACGGTGAAGGGCTTTGATCGCATCCTCGAAAGCTTCCATAACCTGATCTGCCGCTGGCGGTGCGACCGCCTGACGCGCCAGATTGATCGCCAGTTCCCGCAGGATTCCGGTGGGCTCGCCTCTGGCGTCGCGCTCGATTCTGCCGTCAGGCGGATCCGGCGTGCCCGCGTCGATTCCGGCCAGGGTCAAGGCGGCCGAGTTGGCCACTGCCAGATGCAGGTCGCAGCGCCATAGCAACACCGGGTGATCCGGCACCGCACGGTCCAGGATCTCCCGGGACGGCATCCGCGATTCAGGCCAATCGGCTTCGTTCCAACCCTGGCCCATGATCCACTGCCCCGGCGGTTGCGCCTCGGCGGCTGCCTGGACCCGGGTGACCATCTCTTCAATACAGCTGACGTCGTCCAGCTTTACGCCCTTCCGCTTGAGAGCCCATTCGTAAAGATGAAAATGTGTATCGATGAAACCCGGTATCGCCAGCCGGCCGTCGAGATCGATTTTTTCGGTATTCGGGCCGGCGAGTTCAAGTATCTCAACACTGCTGCCGACGGCAAGAATGCATCCCTGACCCACGGCCAGGGCCTCCGCGCACGGTTGTCCCGCTATCAGGGTCGCGACCTTGCCGTTGAAGAGGATGATTTCGGGAAAGGTTTCAGCGCTTATCACAATAAAAATCCTTTGGGGAAGGGATCATGGGCATCAACCACGAATTGATGGTACCCGGTGATCTGGGCGTTGCCGCGGAATTGACCGACAATCCCGTCGAATTTGCCGATTCTGGTGGTTCTGACGATCTGCCCTTCGAAGACCGTCCCCAGCGGGCTGGCATTATAATAGCTCTGGCCGGGTGTGAGCTTTCCCCGGTGGTGGAGCAGGGTCAGCTTGGCCGTGGTGCCGGTGCCACAGGGGGAACGATCCATATGGGATTCACCGTAGATCACGCAGCCCTTGCCGGTGCCAGCCTGCTTGTCTTCAGCATAAAATTCGGTCACATCAACCGTGCTCACCTCCGGCCGCTCCGGGTGTGAGACCTTGAAGGCCCGATTGGCCGCTTCAATGATGGCCATCCCCAGAGGGATCAGGCGGGCGCTGTTCTCCGCGTTCAGCTCGATGCCGATGGCCTGCGCCGAGACCATCGCAAAAAAACCGCCGACACAGACCAGATCGACAGGCACCTTGCCGAAGTCAGGAATCTCAAGCTCCTGATTGCTGGCGAAGACGAAGGAGGGGACCATGTCGATGGCGACGGATTCTACCCGACCATCACGCATCCGGGCATGGGCGTCCAGCGGTCCGGACGGGGTGTCGACAGTGATGACGCTGTCCCCCTCAGCGGCGGTCAGGACACCGGTTTCAATTAATGTGGCCACTGCGCCGATGGTCGCGTGGCCGCACAGATAAGGGTAGCGCCGGGCGTCCATGTAAAAAAGTCCGAAACTGCCGTTCTCGCTGACCGGTTCAGTTACCACTGCCGCCATAATGGCCCGATGTCCCCTGGGTTCATGGGTCAGCAACCGACGAATATGGTCAAAACGAATTTCAAAATAGTCCCGTTTTTCCTTCATGCTGCTACCCGGCAGGGGGCCGACCCCGCCGACCAGCAGCCGGGTGACTTCCCCCTGGGTATGCGAATCGATGGTGACAATCCTGTCTGGATAGCGAGCCAGAAACTTGCTTTCAACCCGCTCTAGTCCGAGCATATTTTTTCTCCTTTATTTGCCCTGGTAACTTGTAGCTCCGAAAAAAAAGACCTGAAAGCAGATATTGCTCTTTCAGGTCTTAAATTGGAATAGCTTCCTGCCGAAGCGGTCGTCGCTTCATTCCGCGGAGATGAGGTGGCAGTGGTGTGGCGAAACTTGCAAGCTGACGACATCTCCGATGTTGTGGACCTGTTTCTTCATCATACAGATAACATGAATTTCTCGTTCGGCACTCAGTTCGATGAAGTAGCTCATTTCTCCGCCCATGTAACTGCGGTCTGTGATGCGCCCCTTGAAACAGTTCACCTTTGTCTCCGGTTTAGATTCGTTCTGGGGGAAAACATCGAGCCGCTGCGCACGGATAATCATCTCCACCGCGTCGCCCATGGAATAGCCCCCTTTGTTCTCAGCCAGAAGCACATCACCGGTTTCTATCCTGACGCTGACATTGTCGTCAGCGACAGCCACGACCTCACCGCGGATAAAATTGGAGTGTCCGAGAAAATCGGCGACAAAGTGGTTGGCGGGCTCATTGTACACTCCTTCAGGGTCGCCCTCCTGTTGTTTGCGCCCTTTGTTCAGGACCAGAATCTTGTCCGACATGCTCAGTGCTTCCCGCTGGTCATGAGTGACAAAAATTGTGGTAATGCCGAGTATCTGCTGGAGGTTGCTCACCTCGCGCCGCATCTCTTCGCGCAAATTCTCATCCAGGGCCGAAAGCGGTTCGTCCATCAGCAGCACGTCCGGTTCGATCACGATCGCCCTGGCCATGGCGATCCGTTGTTGCTGGCCACCGGACAACTGGCTCGGCATGCGTTTCTCCACGTCGGGCAGACGCACCATCGCCAGGGCCCGCATCACCTTCTCACGGATCTCATCCTTTGCCACATCCCGATACTTCAGGCCGAAGGCCACATTGTCATAAATGGTTTTATGCGGGAACAGGGCGTAATTCTGAAAGATCATGCCCAGATTCCGCTTGTGGGTTGGCGTGTCGTTAATCCGTTTGCCCCGAATCAGAATATCCCCCGCGCTGGGGTGTTCCAGGCCCGCCACCATGCGCAGCAAGGTGGTTTTTCCGCATCCGGAAGGGCCCAGCAAGGTCACCAGACTGCCCTCTTCGATGTCAAAATCCAATTGCTCAACGGCGGTGACCTTGCCGAAGCGTTTTGAAATACCTTTAAACTGGACGATGGGCTGCTTCTTGCGGGTTGTCAATTTACCCTGCCTTCCTGTACTGATATGACGATGGTCGGGGTCGGTCAGCTCCCGAAAAAAGAGATGCCGACACCGGCGGTTACATGATCGATAATAACATCATGGCAGTGAAGGTTTCAGCTGCCCGCTTTGATTCGATCCCAGGTCTCTGTCCATTCCAACTGATTGGCGTTCCAGTAGGTCGGATCGGCAAACAGGTAACCATCAAGTTTGCCAGTGGGATCAAAGGCCGGCATCTTCTTGATCTTGTCGGTCAATGCAACTTTGGTCGGATCGAGGCTGGGCGGATAATTCTGCCCTTCGGAGACGGCGATGGCGGCTTTGGTATCCAGCATGAAGTTGAGCAGCTGCTGGGCGACCGCCAGATCGGTGCCTTTGAGCACGAAGAGATATTCCATCCAGGAGTAGGTCCCCTTGGGTGAGAGGTAGCCGATGGGATGTCCTTCCTGCTGCAGTGCCGCGACCCGTCCGGACCAGGCGACCGTGGCGTAGATCTCTTCGTTGGCCAGCAGACTCATCAGCTCGGCACCCGAACTCCAGTATTTTTTCATCAGGTCGCGCTGCTCACGCAACGCCGCCCACACCGCTTTAAGGTCGGTGATATTGTTGGGACTCTGGCCGGTATGCAGCGCCGCGTACCACATGTTGGTACGGAAGTCGCCGCCCCAGCTGCCCAGTTTTCCCTTCAAACTCTTGTCCCATAGCAGCGAAGCACCAAGTTTTTCGGCCTTTTCTTTGCTGATCTGTTTGGTGTTGTAGGCGATGCCGGTCTGTCCCAGGTCGTAAGGAACCGCCGAAAGTGTGCCCTTGGTGATCTCCCGCAGCGGTTTGATCATGGCTTCCATGACGTTCTTGAGGTTGGGAATTTTCGACTCATCCAGTACCGAGGCAAAGCCCAATTCGGTATAGCGGGCGTAATCAAAAACCGCGCTGAGATGGGCGATATTGAACTCCCCGCCCGGCGGGTAGGAAGCCTTGACCCGTGTCAGGTAGGCATTCATATCACCAAATTCACCGTCGATGACCTCAATGCCGGTTTTTTCGGTAAAGGGTTTGAAGGCGTACTTGCGGAATGCTTCTGACGTTGATCCGCCCCAGCTATCGACACGAATCGATTTGGCGGCCCAGGCGTTCTTGACCGCACCACCGAAGGGAGAACCTACCAATCCCATGGTGGCGCCGGCCAGGCCGAGGTACTTGACAAAGTGCCGTCGGCTCAGTTTGCCATTCTTGTACGCATCATAAACCCGATCCAGTTTTTCCTTCGTGACCATGGACATTGGTTCTCCTTTCGGCTGGTGTTGACTAACTATTCTCTTAGCTTCGAAAGCTTGCGGGACAGATAGCCCGCCAGCAGGGGTGTCGCAACGGTCAGTACAATCATTACGGCACCTAAGGCATTGATTTCAGGACTGATAGAGTTCCGCAACATGCTGAAAATCTTCACCGGAACTGTCTGGTTCTGGGCTGTGGCCCAGAAGAGCGTCGCCGTGATGTCATCAAAAGAGATGGTGAAGGAAAACAGGGCGCCCGCCAGGACAGCTGGCAGTAACAGCGGAAAAGTAATCTCCTTAAAGGTCTGAAAGGCATTGGCACCCAGACTTTTGGCGGCGTCTTCGTAATCTTTACGAATGCCACCCAGACGGGCCTGTACGATCAACAGGACGTAGGGCAAAGTCAACACCACGTGGCCAATCAGCAGCAGAAAGAAGCTTTTGGGCATTTGCAGGAAGCGCAAAAAGAGCAGCAGCGCAACGCCCAGGACCACTTCCGGGATCATTATCGGTGCCAGCAGCAGGGTGTTGAGGGTGTTTTTGCCGGGGAACTCGCAACGGATGAACGCCAGAGAGGCGAGGATGCCGATGGTGGTGGAAAGCAGCGCAGTCAGTGCACCCAGAATGAGGGAGTTTTTAAACGCATCAATAATCGCTGAGTCTTGCGCCAGCTTGATGAACCAGCGCAGGCTGACGCCCTCCATCGGAAAGATGCCGAATTGCTTGGGGTTGAACGCCAGCACGATGACCACGACAATGGGAGTGAACAGAAATATATAGACGAGAAATGTGTAGATTTTTATTAATGTCCATCCGGGTGAAAAGTTTTTCATGGTTTATTTGCCCTGCAAGCTTTTGAAGATCTGATTGACCCCAAAGTAGCGATTGTAAGTCCAGACGATGGCAAACAGCAGCAGGAGCAGGATGACGCTGATCGCTGAACCAAATGGCCAGTCCAGCGTGCCTATGACCCGTTTATAAATGAGATTGGCGATCATGTCGTTGCCTGGGCCACCGAGGATCATCGGTGGCAGGTAGGTTCCCGCCGTTAACACAAATACCAGCAGGCTTCCGGCGCTGACCCCGGGGAGGCTCAAGGGCAGGGTCACCTCGCGAAACGCCTGCCATTCAGTGCACCCCATACTGCGTGCCGCTTCGAGCAGATTTTTGTCGATCCCTTCCAGACTGACGTAAATATTCAGTACCATGAATGGCAGCAGATACATGAGCAGGCCCATCAGCACGCTGAACTCATTGTAGAGCATGGCAATGGGAGCATCGATCACCCCGATTTTCAGCAAAAAATGGTTAATCAGTCCCGAATCACCCATGATGTTGATCCAGCTCATGGTGCGGATGATGAAACTGACCCAGAAGGGCAGCATGATGAGCAGCAGGAAGACCTGCTTGAAGCGGCTTGTGCTGCGGTAGAAAAAATAGGCGGGGATATAACCCATGACAACACAGAGAACGACGGATTCAAGGGCGATCCGGATCGTGCGCAGAAGGATTCTCGGGTAGAATAAGTCTTCGAAAAATTTGGCGTAGTTGCCGAACTGGAAGGCCGGGATGTCAGCTCCGCTGGGAGCACGCAGCCAGAAACTGTAGACGATGATAAAACAGACCGGGATGACCAGAAATAAAAAAACGGCAGTCACGGAGGGTGCCAGCAGCGCCCAGGGTTTCCACTTGCCACTTTTCACGGGCGATCCCCTTTGTATATTGTCATTTGCATATCCTGGGTCGTATGAGCCACTGGGTTAAAAGGCTCGACTTGGTTTGTTATTCTATTCTTCGGTCATTGTCCTCGTGCGATTTGTGGTTTGCAATATAGTTAAAATAACGCGGTTATATTTTTCAACCCTATGGAGTATCATCGGGTCTGTCAAGGACTCCCTGACACGGTCTTGATCTGGATGAGTGGTCACCCTGTTGCCTCATTGTCACATATGAGAGGCAACTGTCTGTTGCATAGTGGTTTTCTTGGTCCTGGCAGTAACAGTTTTATAGAACCCTATCCTTAAACCCTAAATTGGGCTGAAATTAAAGCATACCATCTGTGGCACGGATTGCCCGGATTTCGACAGAAATTTCAGAAATGCCGGCACCAGATAGGCAGAAAGGGTGATCCAAACGGTGGTTTTATTCTGGATTTTGTTTCACAACCTAAATGGCAACCTTGCCACTCTCTTTGCCCGGGACAGGCTTTGTTGTAACTTCGCTTGCCGTGAATGAGGTGAATTATGTACGTCCCCGAACTGTTTGCAGAACCTGATACCGAAGTCATGCATGAGGTGATACGTGCTCGGCCCATGGCCACGCTGGTGACCTTGAACGCCGCCGGACTTGAGGCCAATCACATCCCCCTGGTGTTGCAGGCACAACCTGATTCATTGGGAGTTCTTCAGGGGCATGTCGCACGCTCGAACCCCCTCTGGCATGAGCATCCGCAAAACACCGAGGTGCTGGTAATTTTTCAGGGCCCTGAAAGTTACGTTACCCCTTCCTGGTATGCGTCCAAGGCCGAACATGGCAAAGTCGTTCCAACCTGGAATTACGTGAGTGTTCATGCCAGAGGAAAGTTACGTGTTTTCGAAGACGTAGGGCAGATACGGTCTCAACTCGAAGCCCTGACCGCCCAGAGTGAAGCCGCTTTCGCCCATCAATGGCGGGTGTCGGATGCACCGCAGGACTTTGTTGAAAAGTTGATCGAGTCGATCGTTGGCATAGAGATTGTGATTACTGAGCTCAAGGGAAAATGGAAGGTCAGTCAAAACCGCCCGCCAGAGGACCGAGCGTCCGTGATCGCAGGCTTGTCGGAGATGGGGAAAGAAGAGATGGCGGACCTCGTGCGTACGCGTGGTGGCAAACCGAATCAGCAGACCTGAGCTACAGGTTTTGCACAGGGAACTCTGCTGCTCTTCCACGGCAGAGTTCCCTTCGTCGGGCGGCATTTTACATCGACGGATAAATGCCCTATATTGCCTGCATTATTTGAGTTAATGCGAGGGTGATATGGGTTGCTGTGGTGGGGCAGTTGGGTGAGTTGATGACCGTTTGTGTCGGTACGTGCCGGGCAGACGGTTTTTTGTTGTCTTGAAGGTTGTGTTTTTGACCCTTCAGGTTTGGATGTTGTTTTTGTGAGGGAGTAATTAAGTGACGCCAGCACCTGAAGCTGAAGCACGTCAAAAGATTGATGCCCTCCTGGTGGCTGCCGGTTGGCTGGTTCAGGACGCCGCCGCCGCGCATATCCACGCCGGTCGTGGCATCGCGATCCGCGAGTTTTCATTGCCCGGGCATGGTTTCGCT
Above is a genomic segment from Geopsychrobacter electrodiphilus DSM 16401 containing:
- a CDS encoding amidohydrolase family protein, encoding MISAETFPEIILFNGKVATLIAGQPCAEALAVGQGCILAVGSSVEILELAGPNTEKIDLDGRLAIPGFIDTHFHLYEWALKRKGVKLDDVSCIEEMVTRVQAAAEAQPPGQWIMGQGWNEADWPESRMPSREILDRAVPDHPVLLWRCDLHLAVANSAALTLAGIDAGTPDPPDGRIERDARGEPTGILRELAINLARQAVAPPAADQVMEAFEDAIKALHRLGITGIHDIRLMADEDGADAFRVFQELDHQGRLGLRSWVSLPGHRLDEAIALGLRTGFGNDHLRVGHVKYFADGGMGARTAWMIDPYLDAEHGMPLMDMAALARDISKADAAGLSVMVHAIGDRANREVIEIFAALEAARARSGAPAPAIAHRIEHVQVIRPEDVARLRKLNLALNMTPANLPLDIKLIDKTMAEKGRWAYAIRSLLDAGAPLMFSSDCPVCDPNPLLGIHAAVTRQRADGKPEGGWHPENRITVAEALQAYTATPAAVHNATELGVLAVGKKADIAVLSEDILAAPPARLLGVHIDMTLFDGRIVFRQF
- a CDS encoding proline racemase family protein, whose translation is MLGLERVESKFLARYPDRIVTIDSHTQGEVTRLLVGGVGPLPGSSMKEKRDYFEIRFDHIRRLLTHEPRGHRAIMAAVVTEPVSENGSFGLFYMDARRYPYLCGHATIGAVATLIETGVLTAAEGDSVITVDTPSGPLDAHARMRDGRVESVAIDMVPSFVFASNQELEIPDFGKVPVDLVCVGGFFAMVSAQAIGIELNAENSARLIPLGMAIIEAANRAFKVSHPERPEVSTVDVTEFYAEDKQAGTGKGCVIYGESHMDRSPCGTGTTAKLTLLHHRGKLTPGQSYYNASPLGTVFEGQIVRTTRIGKFDGIVGQFRGNAQITGYHQFVVDAHDPFPKGFLL
- a CDS encoding ABC transporter ATP-binding protein — its product is MTTRKKQPIVQFKGISKRFGKVTAVEQLDFDIEEGSLVTLLGPSGCGKTTLLRMVAGLEHPSAGDILIRGKRINDTPTHKRNLGMIFQNYALFPHKTIYDNVAFGLKYRDVAKDEIREKVMRALAMVRLPDVEKRMPSQLSGGQQQRIAMARAIVIEPDVLLMDEPLSALDENLREEMRREVSNLQQILGITTIFVTHDQREALSMSDKILVLNKGRKQQEGDPEGVYNEPANHFVADFLGHSNFIRGEVVAVADDNVSVRIETGDVLLAENKGGYSMGDAVEMIIRAQRLDVFPQNESKPETKVNCFKGRITDRSYMGGEMSYFIELSAEREIHVICMMKKQVHNIGDVVSLQVSPHHCHLISAE
- a CDS encoding extracellular solute-binding protein — its product is MSMVTKEKLDRVYDAYKNGKLSRRHFVKYLGLAGATMGLVGSPFGGAVKNAWAAKSIRVDSWGGSTSEAFRKYAFKPFTEKTGIEVIDGEFGDMNAYLTRVKASYPPGGEFNIAHLSAVFDYARYTELGFASVLDESKIPNLKNVMEAMIKPLREITKGTLSAVPYDLGQTGIAYNTKQISKEKAEKLGASLLWDKSLKGKLGSWGGDFRTNMWYAALHTGQSPNNITDLKAVWAALREQRDLMKKYWSSGAELMSLLANEEIYATVAWSGRVAALQQEGHPIGYLSPKGTYSWMEYLFVLKGTDLAVAQQLLNFMLDTKAAIAVSEGQNYPPSLDPTKVALTDKIKKMPAFDPTGKLDGYLFADPTYWNANQLEWTETWDRIKAGS
- a CDS encoding ABC transporter permease, producing the protein MKNFSPGWTLIKIYTFLVYIFLFTPIVVVIVLAFNPKQFGIFPMEGVSLRWFIKLAQDSAIIDAFKNSLILGALTALLSTTIGILASLAFIRCEFPGKNTLNTLLLAPIMIPEVVLGVALLLFLRFLQMPKSFFLLLIGHVVLTLPYVLLIVQARLGGIRKDYEDAAKSLGANAFQTFKEITFPLLLPAVLAGALFSFTISFDDITATLFWATAQNQTVPVKIFSMLRNSISPEINALGAVMIVLTVATPLLAGYLSRKLSKLRE
- a CDS encoding ABC transporter permease, with protein sequence MKSGKWKPWALLAPSVTAVFLFLVIPVCFIIVYSFWLRAPSGADIPAFQFGNYAKFFEDLFYPRILLRTIRIALESVVLCVVMGYIPAYFFYRSTSRFKQVFLLLIMLPFWVSFIIRTMSWINIMGDSGLINHFLLKIGVIDAPIAMLYNEFSVLMGLLMYLLPFMVLNIYVSLEGIDKNLLEAARSMGCTEWQAFREVTLPLSLPGVSAGSLLVFVLTAGTYLPPMILGGPGNDMIANLIYKRVIGTLDWPFGSAISVILLLLLFAIVWTYNRYFGVNQIFKSLQGK
- a CDS encoding FMN-binding negative transcriptional regulator, which translates into the protein MYVPELFAEPDTEVMHEVIRARPMATLVTLNAAGLEANHIPLVLQAQPDSLGVLQGHVARSNPLWHEHPQNTEVLVIFQGPESYVTPSWYASKAEHGKVVPTWNYVSVHARGKLRVFEDVGQIRSQLEALTAQSEAAFAHQWRVSDAPQDFVEKLIESIVGIEIVITELKGKWKVSQNRPPEDRASVIAGLSEMGKEEMADLVRTRGGKPNQQT